In Cervus elaphus chromosome 24, mCerEla1.1, whole genome shotgun sequence, a single genomic region encodes these proteins:
- the LOC122683258 gene encoding extensin-like, whose product MRPTPRFPCRDAPHPAPPPRHPHGTLVPIPRIYLLFFLPPPGKHPSKGPPHSPIRAISPRTPGPYPHPRGPLPSPRHPSAHSSARLLLTAFAPQAAHPTHPPRPCDTPTDLGPHIYRQDPSGSPYTRSPSPRHRLPKNPSRPPPSVSVSPRTPLPPGLAGSGGGGGRSPGRDTPTRPPSCFPSFPPSFPPSLPPALAPR is encoded by the coding sequence ATGCGTCCGACCCCTCGCTTCCCGTGCCGAGATGCTCCTCACCCAGCACCTCCCCCAAGACACCCTCACGGGACCCTCGTCCCCATCCCTCGCATCTACCTCctattcttccttcctcctcccggTAAACACCCCTCCAAGGGCCCTCCTCACTCTCCCATCCGTGCGATCTCTCCTCGGACCCCGGGGCCCTACCCGCACCCCCGCGGGCCTCTGCCTAGCCCCCGACACCCCTCAGCGCACTcatctgccagactcctcctcACGGCCTTCGCACCTCAGGCCGCTCACCCCACTCATCCTCCCAGGCCTTGTGACACCCCCACAGACCTCGGCCCTCACATCTACCGCCAGGACCCCTCTGGAAGCCCCTACACCCGAAGCCCTTCCCCCCGCCACCGTCTGCCCAAGAACCCCTCCCGCCCTCCACCCAGCGTTTCGGTCTCACCCCGCACCCCTCTCCCCCCGGGGCTGgccggcagcggcggcggcggaggccgGTCCCCCGGCCGGGACACACCCACCCGCCCGCCCTCCTGCTTTCCCTCGTTCCCTCCCtcattccctccctctctcccgcCCGCCCTCGCTCCTCGCTAG